The following proteins are co-located in the Micromonospora coriariae genome:
- the lysS gene encoding lysine--tRNA ligase, translating into MSEQNAVPVDPADDLPEQMKVRREKRDRMIADGAEAYPVGFPRTATLSEVRGRYADLPTDTATGDQVSVTGRVIFVRNTGKLCFATLRDGDGTELQAMLSLDRVGPERLEAWKRLVDLGDHVGVAGEVITSRRGELSVLADRWDMTAKALRPLPVAHKPLSEEARVRQRYVDLIVRPQARQMVRTRAAAVRSLRDSLHGQGFIEVETPMLQLLHGGAAARPFVTHSNALNTDLYLRIAPELFLKRAVVGGVDRVFEINRNFRNEGIDSSHSPEFAMLETYEAYGDYDTMAELTRNLVQQAAIAVSGSTVVTHADGREFDLGGEWRSVTLFGVLSEALGEEVTVRTERSRLVEYADKVGLAVDPKWGPGKLAEELFEELVVPGLEAPTFVRDYPEETSPLTRAHRSEPGLAEKWDLYVLGFELGTAYSELVDPVVQRERLVAQAQLAARGDDEAMRLDEDFLRAMEYGMPPAGGMGMGIDRLLMALTGLGIRETILFPLVRPE; encoded by the coding sequence GTGAGCGAGCAGAACGCCGTGCCAGTGGACCCCGCCGACGACCTTCCCGAGCAGATGAAGGTCCGCCGGGAGAAGCGGGACCGGATGATCGCCGACGGCGCCGAGGCCTACCCCGTCGGATTCCCCCGCACCGCCACCCTGTCGGAGGTCCGGGGGCGCTACGCCGACCTGCCCACCGACACCGCCACCGGCGACCAGGTCTCGGTCACCGGCCGGGTGATCTTCGTACGCAACACGGGCAAGCTCTGCTTCGCGACGCTGCGCGACGGCGACGGCACCGAGTTGCAGGCGATGCTGTCGCTGGACCGGGTCGGGCCGGAGCGGCTGGAGGCCTGGAAGCGGCTGGTCGACCTCGGCGACCACGTCGGCGTCGCCGGCGAGGTGATCACCAGCCGCCGCGGCGAGCTGTCGGTGCTGGCCGATCGCTGGGACATGACCGCCAAGGCGCTGCGGCCGTTGCCGGTGGCGCACAAGCCACTCTCCGAGGAGGCGCGGGTCCGGCAGCGCTACGTCGACCTGATCGTCCGGCCACAGGCCCGGCAGATGGTCCGTACCCGGGCCGCGGCGGTGCGCAGCCTTCGCGATTCGTTGCATGGGCAGGGCTTCATCGAGGTGGAAACTCCGATGTTGCAACTGCTGCACGGCGGCGCTGCGGCCCGACCGTTCGTGACCCACAGCAATGCGTTGAACACCGATCTGTATCTGCGAATCGCTCCGGAACTGTTTCTCAAGCGCGCGGTGGTCGGCGGTGTCGACCGTGTCTTCGAGATCAACCGCAACTTCCGTAATGAGGGTATCGACTCTTCGCACTCACCGGAGTTCGCGATGCTGGAGACCTACGAGGCGTACGGCGACTACGACACGATGGCCGAGTTGACCCGCAATCTCGTGCAGCAGGCGGCGATCGCGGTGAGCGGCTCGACCGTGGTGACCCACGCCGACGGGCGGGAGTTCGACCTTGGTGGTGAGTGGCGGTCGGTGACCCTGTTCGGAGTGCTTTCCGAGGCGCTTGGCGAGGAGGTCACGGTCCGCACCGAACGGTCCCGCCTGGTGGAGTACGCGGACAAGGTGGGATTGGCCGTGGACCCGAAGTGGGGCCCGGGCAAGCTGGCCGAGGAACTGTTCGAGGAGCTTGTCGTCCCCGGCCTGGAGGCACCCACCTTCGTCCGCGACTACCCGGAGGAGACCAGCCCGCTCACCCGTGCGCACCGCAGCGAGCCGGGGCTGGCCGAGAAGTGGGACCTCTACGTGCTCGGGTTCGAGCTGGGCACCGCGTACTCGGAACTGGTCGACCCGGTGGTGCAGCGGGAGCGGCTGGTGGCCCAGGCGCAGCTCGCCGCCCGTGGTGACGACGAGGCGATGCGTCTCGACGAGGACTTTCTCCGGGCCATGGAGTACGGAATGCCGCCGGCCGGCGGTATGGGAATGGGAATCGACCGGCTGTTGATGGCCCTGACCGGGCTCGGAATTCGGGAAACGATCCTCTTCCCGTTGGTCCGCCCGGAGTAG
- a CDS encoding histone-like nucleoid-structuring protein Lsr2, whose protein sequence is MAKQIIHKLVDDLDGGDADETVKFALDGVQYEIDLSSSNAAKLRDVFAPYVGAGTKVGRGGVVIGGRAARGRGGATADREQNKAIREWAKKAGKDISDRGRIPQEIVDEYHAKR, encoded by the coding sequence GTGGCCAAGCAGATCATTCACAAGCTGGTCGATGACCTGGACGGCGGGGACGCGGACGAGACTGTCAAGTTCGCCCTCGACGGCGTTCAGTACGAGATCGACCTGTCGAGTTCCAACGCCGCGAAATTGCGCGACGTATTCGCTCCCTACGTGGGTGCCGGCACCAAGGTGGGCCGGGGTGGCGTGGTGATCGGTGGACGCGCCGCCCGCGGCCGGGGCGGCGCGACCGCCGACCGGGAGCAGAACAAGGCGATCCGGGAGTGGGCCAAGAAGGCCGGCAAGGACATCTCGGACCGGGGGCGCATCCCGCAGGAGATCGTCGACGAGTACCACGCGAAGCGCTGA